The Actinomycetota bacterium genome includes a region encoding these proteins:
- a CDS encoding bifunctional DNA primase/polymerase, with product MLPLFPAQDGACSCWKVAECDSPGKHPLSAKGFAPNGLKDATTDPERIRFWWKAEPRAGVGIACGDGLVVLDVDPRKGGNETLAALEARHGPLPRTLTVSTGGDDGGRHLYFAGDAGTATLGDGLDFRGRGAYVVAPPTPRPNGRRYLFRDLYRSRAVPVPRWMLNGHAEREPAPQDLSGVFHDGEGRFRILSSLAASLARRGLGFAEIVEHLELYNANHCRPPKQRADLERYARHVLDRGSAEGLFEHVASAQVSSVASDALVAFAAPGGPPWPTLDPEALHGLAGEFVRAVEPYSEADPAALLGSLLVMFGNAAGDGAHAVAESDRHPARLNVVVVGETSRSRKGTSYSRARDVLSRVDPAWAADCVASGLSSGEGLIAAVRDGVDEDDPGVADKRLFVFEPEFARVLAVAGREGNILSTVLRGAWDDGRLRVMTRKDPLRATGAHIGVLAHVTAAELTRRLSDTEMANGFANRFLYLLARRSKLLPRGESFPEDKLNGLVRRLHEALAAARRIGRMHRSEEAEEFWDGIYRRLADGPEGLVGAVTARAQAQCLRLSVAYALLDGSPVIEGQHVLSAYAVWEYAEQSAVRIFGDATGDPVADRLLEAIQAAGSAGLDFTAQRDLFGRHRSAEVARARAGLERRGLIVTRTEETGGRSRSVSYVATEATKATEGPVR from the coding sequence GTGCTCCCGCTGTTCCCGGCCCAGGACGGGGCCTGCTCGTGCTGGAAGGTGGCCGAGTGCGACTCCCCGGGCAAGCACCCGCTGTCCGCGAAGGGGTTCGCCCCGAACGGGCTGAAGGATGCCACCACCGACCCCGAGCGGATTCGCTTCTGGTGGAAGGCCGAGCCGCGGGCCGGCGTGGGCATCGCCTGCGGGGACGGCCTGGTGGTGCTGGACGTGGACCCTCGCAAGGGCGGGAACGAGACCCTGGCCGCCCTGGAGGCTCGCCACGGGCCGCTTCCGCGGACGCTCACCGTATCGACCGGAGGCGACGACGGTGGGCGGCACCTCTACTTCGCCGGGGATGCCGGCACCGCGACACTGGGGGACGGCTTGGACTTCCGGGGACGAGGGGCCTACGTCGTGGCCCCCCCGACACCGCGACCCAACGGACGGCGGTACCTGTTCCGCGACCTGTACCGCAGCCGCGCCGTCCCCGTCCCGCGTTGGATGCTGAACGGCCACGCCGAGCGGGAGCCAGCCCCCCAGGACCTCTCGGGTGTCTTCCACGACGGCGAGGGCCGGTTCCGCATCCTGTCCTCCCTGGCCGCGTCCCTGGCGCGTCGCGGGCTCGGATTCGCCGAGATCGTGGAGCACCTGGAGCTCTACAACGCGAACCACTGCCGCCCGCCGAAGCAGCGGGCTGACTTGGAACGGTACGCCCGGCACGTCTTGGACCGCGGCTCCGCCGAGGGCCTGTTCGAACACGTAGCCTCGGCCCAGGTTTCTTCGGTCGCTTCTGACGCTTTGGTCGCATTCGCAGCCCCCGGTGGCCCGCCGTGGCCGACGCTCGACCCGGAGGCGTTGCACGGGCTGGCCGGGGAGTTCGTGCGGGCCGTCGAGCCGTACTCCGAAGCCGACCCCGCGGCCTTGCTCGGGTCGCTCCTTGTCATGTTCGGCAACGCCGCGGGCGACGGTGCTCACGCGGTGGCCGAGTCCGACCGCCACCCCGCCCGCCTCAATGTGGTCGTGGTGGGGGAGACCTCCCGCTCCCGGAAGGGGACCTCCTACTCCCGGGCCCGGGACGTGCTCTCCCGGGTGGACCCCGCATGGGCCGCGGACTGCGTGGCCTCCGGCCTGTCCTCAGGGGAGGGCCTGATCGCCGCAGTCCGAGACGGGGTGGACGAGGACGACCCCGGCGTGGCCGACAAGCGCCTGTTCGTGTTCGAGCCCGAGTTCGCCCGCGTCCTGGCCGTGGCCGGGCGAGAGGGCAACATCCTGTCGACGGTCCTCCGGGGAGCGTGGGACGACGGCCGCCTCCGGGTGATGACGAGGAAGGATCCGCTGCGGGCCACCGGCGCCCACATCGGCGTCCTGGCGCACGTCACGGCGGCAGAGCTCACCCGGCGCCTATCGGACACCGAGATGGCGAACGGGTTCGCGAATCGGTTCCTGTACCTCCTGGCCCGGCGCTCGAAGCTGCTCCCCCGAGGCGAGAGCTTCCCCGAGGACAAGCTGAACGGGCTGGTGCGGCGGCTCCACGAAGCCCTCGCCGCGGCCCGCCGCATCGGCCGGATGCATCGCTCCGAGGAGGCCGAGGAGTTCTGGGACGGCATCTATCGCCGCCTCGCTGACGGTCCCGAGGGGCTGGTCGGCGCGGTGACGGCCCGCGCCCAGGCCCAGTGCCTCCGCCTGTCCGTGGCCTACGCCCTGCTCGACGGCTCCCCCGTAATCGAAGGCCAGCACGTCCTCTCCGCCTATGCGGTGTGGGAATACGCGGAGCAGTCCGCGGTCCGCATCTTCGGTGACGCCACCGGCGACCCCGTGGCCGACCGCTTGCTCGAAGCAATCCAGGCGGCCGGCTCGGCGGGGCTGGACTTCACGGCTCAGCGCGACCTGTTCGGGCGGCACCGCTCCGCGGAGGTGGCCCGAGCACGGGCTGGCCTGGAGCGTCGTGGGCTCATCGTCACCCGCACCGAGGAGACCGGCGGCCGGTCCCGGAGCGTCTCCTACGTTGCGACCGAAGCGACGAAAGCGACCGAAGGGCCTGTCCGGTGA
- a CDS encoding helix-turn-helix transcriptional regulator has translation MSVDDVTAEAAADSLRDLVRTRRMLPSPVIRRAIREAAGASQADVGRSLRVSRATVCRWESGKQTPRGEHLAGYVRALAEMSSVDLSAL, from the coding sequence GTGAGCGTAGACGACGTGACCGCCGAAGCCGCAGCGGATTCGCTGAGGGACCTCGTCCGCACCAGGAGGATGCTCCCGTCGCCGGTCATCCGCCGGGCGATCCGGGAGGCGGCAGGCGCGAGCCAGGCGGACGTCGGCCGGTCCCTCAGGGTCTCCAGGGCCACCGTCTGCCGGTGGGAATCCGGCAAGCAGACGCCTCGGGGCGAGCACCTGGCCGGGTATGTCCGAGCTCTCGCGGAGATGTCCAGTGTCGATCTGAGCGCCCTGTGA
- a CDS encoding site-specific integrase, whose protein sequence is MNLERTDTPGLYRRNGRWVAVATFREGGRAKQRWITRDTKKAALDAKRTFLTDVDRGFRPAKATGTVSAFMEDWLKALEVAGRRPLTLRRYRSTIRNQIDPTVGDVALRDLDSDQVLGLLAGIPSRSSAAFTYTVLRAAMRHAVRTGVLVADPCLAVRRPRVERDEARHLSAEESLRMLEAVRGDRIESAVVLGLAGGLRVSEAIAVTWRDIDFATGVLTVSRSWWGRTKSGKTRSLYLPTSALATLRRYRAWQAEDLLRVGVRQTEDTCVVATALGDQMAEARFRGLFAAFCAEHGFDATFHTLRHSNAVALLSAGVDVKTVAGRLGHDAAVLLRTYAHFIPSADQAAAERLENVLGQTAAKN, encoded by the coding sequence GTGAACCTCGAACGCACCGACACGCCGGGCCTGTACCGCCGGAACGGCCGATGGGTGGCGGTGGCTACCTTCCGCGAGGGCGGGAGGGCCAAGCAGCGGTGGATCACCCGGGACACGAAGAAGGCGGCCCTGGACGCCAAGCGGACGTTCCTCACCGACGTTGACCGCGGCTTCCGCCCAGCGAAGGCCACCGGGACCGTCTCCGCGTTCATGGAGGACTGGCTCAAGGCACTTGAGGTCGCCGGCCGGCGACCCCTCACCCTCCGGAGGTACCGGAGCACCATCCGGAACCAGATCGACCCGACGGTGGGGGACGTCGCGCTACGGGATCTGGACTCCGATCAAGTCCTCGGCCTCCTGGCCGGCATCCCGTCGCGCTCCAGCGCCGCCTTCACCTACACGGTGCTACGGGCCGCGATGCGCCACGCGGTCCGCACGGGCGTGCTCGTGGCCGACCCCTGCCTAGCCGTGCGCCGGCCACGGGTGGAGCGGGATGAGGCACGCCACCTATCGGCCGAGGAGTCGCTTCGGATGCTTGAGGCAGTCCGGGGCGACCGTATCGAGTCGGCCGTCGTATTGGGGCTCGCCGGGGGGCTTCGCGTCTCCGAGGCGATCGCCGTCACGTGGCGGGACATTGACTTCGCCACAGGCGTACTCACCGTCTCCCGGTCCTGGTGGGGGCGAACCAAGTCGGGGAAGACCCGGAGCCTGTATTTGCCGACCAGCGCGCTGGCCACGCTCAGGAGGTACCGGGCGTGGCAGGCCGAAGACCTGCTCCGGGTCGGGGTTCGCCAGACTGAGGACACCTGCGTCGTCGCCACGGCCCTCGGAGACCAGATGGCGGAGGCCCGGTTCCGGGGCCTGTTCGCGGCGTTTTGCGCCGAGCACGGCTTCGACGCGACCTTCCACACGTTGCGCCACTCAAACGCCGTGGCCCTGTTGTCCGCCGGGGTGGACGTGAAGACCGTCGCCGGTCGGCTCGGGCACGACGCGGCGGTCCTGCTGCGGACCTACGCGCACTTCATCCCGTCGGCGGACCAGGCGGCGGCGGAGCGGTTGGAGAACGTGCTCGGGCAGACCGCTGCTAAGAACTAG
- a CDS encoding asparaginase, whose translation MNDPATLVRVLRSGLEESIHLGHVAVWDAQGRLLAHAGEPEQSVFARSCMKPLQAAVSLSVMGDDAEQLSDREVAVMCASHNGEEVHVATVLGILGRAGLDAEALRNPPGWPLDPDTMANAGAQRRELHNCSGKHAGMVLATVRAGWDRSQYLEATEPLQQRVLQAVLRGTDAPEVRVGIDGCGVPVHGMALSRMAMLFARLADPDRWDALGPFVRRATAAMVSEPYLVAGRKRTDTAVMEVAPNVVVKGGAEGLMCASALDRGLGVAVKVADGTARAAGPALIHALAQLDVLDESQVDRLRPHARPDVLGGGRPAGEIVVSFDLTSD comes from the coding sequence GTGAACGATCCGGCCACATTGGTCCGTGTGCTCCGATCGGGGCTCGAGGAGTCCATCCACCTCGGCCATGTGGCGGTGTGGGACGCGCAGGGTCGCCTGCTGGCGCACGCGGGCGAGCCGGAGCAGTCCGTGTTCGCCCGGTCCTGCATGAAGCCCCTCCAGGCCGCCGTGTCGCTCTCCGTGATGGGCGACGACGCCGAGCAGCTCTCCGATCGAGAGGTCGCGGTGATGTGCGCCTCGCACAACGGTGAGGAGGTCCATGTCGCCACGGTGCTGGGCATCCTGGGACGAGCCGGGCTCGACGCCGAGGCCCTGCGCAACCCGCCCGGATGGCCCCTCGATCCCGACACCATGGCGAACGCCGGGGCCCAGCGCCGCGAGCTGCACAACTGCTCCGGGAAGCATGCCGGGATGGTCCTGGCCACGGTGCGGGCCGGCTGGGACCGGTCGCAGTACCTGGAGGCCACAGAGCCGCTCCAGCAGCGGGTCCTCCAGGCGGTGCTGCGGGGGACGGATGCACCGGAGGTCCGGGTGGGCATCGACGGCTGCGGCGTGCCCGTGCACGGGATGGCGCTGTCTCGAATGGCGATGCTTTTCGCCCGCCTGGCGGACCCCGATCGGTGGGACGCCCTGGGACCGTTCGTCCGGCGGGCCACGGCGGCCATGGTCTCCGAGCCCTACCTGGTGGCCGGAAGGAAGCGCACCGACACGGCGGTGATGGAGGTGGCGCCGAACGTGGTGGTGAAGGGCGGCGCCGAAGGCCTCATGTGCGCGTCGGCGCTGGACCGGGGCCTGGGCGTCGCGGTGAAAGTGGCGGACGGGACGGCCCGCGCCGCCGGCCCCGCGCTGATCCATGCACTGGCCCAGCTGGACGTGCTGGACGAGTCCCAGGTCGACCGGCTCCGTCCCCATGCCCGCCCGGACGTGCTGGGGGGCGGCCGCCCGGCGGGTGAGATCGTGGTGTCATTCGACCTCACCTCCGACTAG
- a CDS encoding helix-turn-helix domain-containing protein has translation MKTKAALGEFIRTQRRGAQLSLRAMSKLAGVSLPYLSQIERGLRRPSAEILQAIAKALRISSQTLYVQAGILEEQPRADVVAAVMGDPGLTERQKQALIAVYHSFRDETDRRRASRKQVLPEQQAAAPPAVAAPSAEVIPISIDVRSGSARTRSRNRASGRAETQADPKPSPGSPSPSRSPSSRATTKGGAR, from the coding sequence ATGAAGACGAAGGCCGCTCTCGGGGAGTTCATCCGGACCCAGCGCCGGGGCGCGCAGCTCTCGCTGCGGGCCATGTCGAAGCTGGCCGGTGTCTCCCTGCCGTACCTGTCCCAGATCGAGCGCGGTCTTCGCCGGCCGAGCGCCGAGATCCTCCAGGCGATCGCGAAGGCGCTTCGGATCTCCTCGCAGACGCTGTACGTGCAGGCGGGCATCCTCGAGGAGCAGCCGCGGGCCGACGTCGTGGCCGCCGTGATGGGCGATCCCGGGCTCACCGAACGGCAGAAGCAGGCGCTCATCGCCGTGTATCACAGCTTCCGCGACGAGACCGACCGGCGCCGGGCCAGCCGCAAGCAGGTGCTTCCCGAGCAGCAGGCGGCAGCGCCCCCCGCGGTGGCGGCGCCGTCCGCGGAGGTCATCCCCATCTCCATCGACGTCCGGTCCGGCTCCGCAAGGACCCGGTCCCGGAACCGAGCGAGCGGGAGGGCGGAGACACAGGCTGATCCAAAGCCCTCACCCGGCTCCCCTTCGCCCTCCCGCTCTCCATCCTCTCGAGCGACCACGAAGGGAGGTGCACGATGA
- the mshA gene encoding D-inositol-3-phosphate glycosyltransferase has product MATEPQRRRVAMVSVHTSPLDQPGMGDSGGMNVYIREVAERLAEQGVAVDVFTRCAGRGVPTVEEVVPGSRVIQVQAGPCSPVPKEDLPRLVPAFLSGILEHRYDEGVDYDVVHSHYWLSGWVGRSAKEIWGVPLVASFHTLGKVKNRSLALGEGPEPATRLAGEERVIERADRILAPTPAEAAHLVGLYGADPDRIRIVPGGVDHETFFPRNRQEAKRRLHLAGVRLVLFVGRLQAHKGPDIAVRAMAEAIARDPATMSNVVLAVVGGPSGSTDRTTEVARLMDLASAVGMGDRVMFFPPQPQGRLADFYSAAEAVLVPSRSESFGLVSLEAQACGTPVVAAETGGLRYVVRHGETGFLVPGYDPAAYADRLLELLSHPHRTRRMGDAAVAHALRFSWDATAGEILSVYRELLGARSPSPVRS; this is encoded by the coding sequence ATGGCAACCGAGCCCCAGCGCCGCCGCGTCGCGATGGTGAGCGTGCACACCTCCCCGCTCGACCAGCCGGGGATGGGCGACTCCGGCGGGATGAACGTGTACATCCGGGAGGTCGCGGAGCGCCTGGCCGAGCAGGGTGTCGCCGTCGACGTGTTCACCCGCTGCGCCGGCCGGGGTGTTCCGACGGTGGAGGAGGTCGTGCCGGGGTCCCGGGTCATCCAGGTCCAGGCGGGGCCCTGCTCCCCCGTGCCGAAGGAGGACCTCCCGCGCTTGGTCCCCGCGTTCCTGAGCGGGATCCTGGAGCACCGCTACGACGAGGGCGTCGACTACGACGTGGTGCACAGTCACTACTGGCTCTCGGGATGGGTGGGGCGGAGCGCCAAGGAGATCTGGGGCGTGCCCCTGGTGGCATCGTTCCATACCCTCGGCAAGGTGAAGAACCGCTCGCTGGCCCTGGGCGAGGGCCCCGAGCCGGCCACGCGGCTGGCCGGCGAGGAACGCGTCATCGAGCGGGCCGACCGCATCCTGGCCCCCACGCCGGCGGAGGCGGCCCACCTGGTCGGCCTGTACGGGGCGGACCCGGACCGGATCCGGATCGTCCCGGGCGGCGTGGACCACGAGACGTTCTTCCCCCGGAATCGGCAGGAGGCCAAGCGCCGGCTGCACCTGGCGGGGGTTCGCCTGGTGCTGTTCGTGGGGCGGCTCCAGGCCCACAAGGGGCCGGACATCGCCGTACGCGCCATGGCCGAAGCGATCGCCCGCGACCCGGCCACCATGTCGAACGTCGTGCTGGCCGTGGTGGGAGGCCCGAGCGGCAGCACCGACCGCACCACCGAGGTGGCCCGGCTCATGGACCTGGCCTCGGCCGTGGGGATGGGGGACCGGGTCATGTTCTTCCCACCTCAGCCCCAGGGCCGGCTGGCCGACTTCTACTCGGCCGCCGAGGCGGTGCTGGTGCCGTCTCGCTCCGAGTCCTTCGGCCTGGTGTCGCTGGAGGCGCAGGCGTGCGGGACTCCCGTCGTGGCCGCCGAGACCGGCGGCCTCCGGTACGTGGTCCGCCACGGCGAGACGGGGTTCCTGGTTCCGGGCTACGACCCCGCGGCGTACGCCGACCGGCTGCTGGAGCTGCTGTCGCACCCCCATCGGACCCGGCGCATGGGCGACGCAGCGGTGGCGCATGCGCTCCGGTTCTCCTGGGACGCCACGGCGGGCGAGATCCTCTCGGTGTACCGGGAGCTCCTCGGCGCGCGCAGCCCGTCCCCGGTCCGGTCGTGA
- a CDS encoding GNAT family N-acetyltransferase produces the protein MIRGRRVTLRPIEESDLPLILRWQNQPDVWWNMDYERPFSMEDVRDDETRSRMDGHPFVICVDGRPIGRVGLNRFRRRDRICAMYLYVGEPEFLGRGLAGDAVMALLSHAFDRLDLHQVELWTLAENDRGIRAYERCGFTREATLRERSFKDGRWVDHVVMSVNRKEFDAARARWMAEPAPDHAEEAVG, from the coding sequence GTGATCCGGGGCCGCCGGGTGACCCTCCGGCCCATCGAGGAGTCCGACCTTCCGCTGATCCTGCGGTGGCAGAACCAGCCGGACGTGTGGTGGAACATGGACTACGAGCGGCCGTTCTCGATGGAGGACGTCCGCGACGACGAGACGCGCTCCCGCATGGACGGCCATCCCTTCGTCATCTGCGTGGACGGCCGCCCCATCGGCCGGGTGGGGCTGAACCGGTTCCGGCGGCGCGACCGGATCTGCGCCATGTACCTGTACGTCGGCGAGCCGGAGTTCCTGGGACGGGGGCTGGCCGGTGACGCGGTGATGGCGCTGCTGTCGCACGCGTTCGACCGCCTCGACCTGCATCAGGTCGAGCTGTGGACCCTCGCGGAGAACGACCGCGGGATCCGCGCGTACGAGCGGTGCGGATTCACCCGTGAGGCCACCCTGCGGGAGCGGTCGTTCAAGGACGGCCGCTGGGTGGACCACGTGGTGATGAGCGTGAACCGCAAGGAGTTCGACGCCGCGCGGGCTCGCTGGATGGCAGAGCCGGCACCGGACCATGCGGAAGAGGCCGTCGGCTAG
- a CDS encoding proline dehydrogenase family protein, protein MNGPLLRAPVLWLAGQRWFRWLAAERGIGRRVAMRFVAGEDLEDAFRAARALNRRGVATMLDHLGENVTSVEQASAAADAYVRALKRAHEFDDLDCNISVKLTQLGLDQSYDLCMENCERVLSTAAERGTLVMIDMESHEYVDPTLRAHLELKQRFPRVGLALQAYLYRTGADVHALPPDSIVRLVKGAYLEPPDVAFPSRADVDKSFARLFATLVSLGHTVHLATHDPSLVDGARRFVERRGESWERVEFQFLYGIRRDLQQAYARDAYPVRVYLPYGTEWYPYLTRRMAERPANMWFFASNLIRGG, encoded by the coding sequence GTGAACGGTCCTCTCCTCCGGGCGCCGGTGCTGTGGCTGGCCGGTCAGCGGTGGTTCCGGTGGCTGGCGGCCGAGCGGGGCATCGGACGGCGGGTGGCCATGCGATTCGTGGCCGGGGAGGACCTGGAGGACGCGTTCCGGGCGGCCCGCGCGCTCAATCGCCGGGGCGTCGCCACCATGCTCGACCACCTGGGCGAGAACGTGACGTCGGTGGAGCAGGCCTCGGCGGCGGCGGATGCATACGTCCGGGCCCTGAAGCGGGCCCACGAGTTCGACGACCTCGACTGCAACATCTCGGTGAAGCTGACCCAGCTCGGGCTCGACCAGTCCTACGACCTGTGCATGGAGAACTGCGAGCGGGTCCTGAGCACCGCCGCGGAGCGAGGCACGTTGGTGATGATCGACATGGAGAGCCACGAGTACGTCGACCCCACCCTGCGCGCCCACCTCGAGCTGAAGCAGCGGTTTCCCCGGGTGGGGCTGGCCCTCCAGGCGTACCTGTACCGGACCGGCGCCGACGTCCACGCCCTTCCCCCGGACTCCATCGTCCGGCTGGTCAAGGGGGCCTATCTGGAGCCCCCCGACGTCGCGTTTCCCAGCCGGGCGGACGTGGACAAGAGCTTCGCGCGGCTGTTCGCGACGCTGGTGTCGCTCGGCCATACGGTGCACCTGGCCACGCACGATCCATCCCTCGTCGACGGGGCGCGGCGGTTCGTGGAGCGGCGCGGCGAGTCGTGGGAGCGCGTGGAGTTCCAGTTCCTGTACGGGATCCGCCGGGACCTCCAGCAGGCCTACGCGCGCGACGCGTATCCGGTGCGGGTGTACCTGCCGTACGGCACGGAGTGGTATCCGTATCTGACGCGCCGGATGGCCGAGCGTCCAGCCAACATGTGGTTCTTCGCGTCGAACCTGATCCGAGGGGGATGA
- the proC gene encoding pyrroline-5-carboxylate reductase has translation MEWRKVAFLGGGKMGEALVSGLIRSGGRRVDEIMVTARREERAAELQGGYGVAATLSNAEAVSWADTLVLTVKPQDMESLLEQITEHVQTRHLVISFAAGIRTSFIERRLPDDVPVVRVMSNVAVLVDEAMSVVSPGRQAEDKHLAVAEELLGYVGRVIRLPEKHQDAVTATSGSGPAYFFLLAEAMIEACILLGLSRDVASELIIQTMLGSAKMLRDTGRHPVELREMVTSPGGTTIAAIRHLEQAGVRAAFLNAIDAACQRSAELARGEEPEE, from the coding sequence ATGGAGTGGAGGAAGGTGGCCTTCCTGGGCGGGGGCAAGATGGGGGAGGCGCTGGTCTCCGGGCTGATCCGCTCCGGCGGCCGACGGGTCGACGAGATCATGGTGACGGCCCGGCGGGAGGAGCGGGCCGCGGAGCTCCAGGGCGGCTATGGCGTCGCCGCGACGCTGTCCAACGCCGAAGCCGTTTCGTGGGCGGACACGCTGGTGCTCACGGTGAAGCCGCAGGACATGGAGAGCCTTTTGGAGCAGATCACCGAGCACGTCCAGACCCGGCACCTGGTCATCTCGTTCGCCGCAGGGATCCGGACCTCGTTCATCGAGCGGCGCCTGCCTGACGACGTCCCGGTGGTCCGGGTCATGTCGAACGTGGCGGTGCTGGTGGACGAGGCCATGTCGGTGGTGAGCCCGGGGCGGCAGGCCGAGGACAAGCACCTGGCCGTGGCCGAGGAGCTGCTCGGATACGTGGGCCGCGTCATCCGGCTGCCGGAGAAGCACCAGGACGCCGTGACGGCGACGAGCGGAAGCGGGCCCGCGTACTTCTTCCTGCTGGCCGAGGCCATGATCGAGGCCTGTATCCTGCTGGGGCTGTCCCGGGACGTGGCCAGCGAGCTGATCATCCAGACCATGCTCGGCTCGGCCAAGATGCTCCGTGACACGGGCAGGCACCCGGTGGAGTTACGGGAGATGGTGACGTCGCCGGGAGGTACCACGATCGCGGCGATCCGGCACCTGGAGCAGGCCGGGGTGCGGGCGGCGTTCCTGAACGCCATCGACGCGGCGTGCCAGCGGAGCGCCGAACTGGCACGAGGAGAGGAACCGGAGGAGTAG
- a CDS encoding homogentisate 1,2-dioxygenase, with protein MFPLSKGRVTKQAHVGLPEGTYEEEHGREAFDGRASHLYRTHLPTAWVRIDGPLSPHAYDLNGLKPPDMTEAAGEWLRILHNGDVSLYVSRRNEPMPWFLRDSDGDLCYFVHHGTGVLETDYGPLRYRDGDFLVLPKGTTHRLVPSGGGETFLYCIEGRGEYALPEKGILGRHAIFDPGVLETPEPEPHDEQGEFQVRVKRGDEYTTLTYPFHPLDVVGWQGDLCPIRLNVEDIRPVVSPRYHLPPSVHVTFKSKGFEIGTFAPRPTETGDPTALRVPFFHSNIDKDEVLFYHRGQFFSRAGIGEGFITHHPQGLHHGPQPAALEAGKTKEFADEYAIMVEADLPFERDEALAQVEIEGYATSWARGLGLID; from the coding sequence ATGTTTCCGCTGTCGAAGGGCCGGGTGACGAAGCAGGCCCACGTCGGCCTGCCCGAGGGGACGTACGAGGAGGAGCACGGGCGGGAGGCCTTCGACGGTCGGGCCTCGCACCTGTACCGGACGCACCTGCCCACCGCGTGGGTGCGGATCGACGGGCCGCTCTCGCCGCACGCCTACGACCTGAACGGGCTGAAGCCGCCGGACATGACGGAAGCCGCCGGGGAGTGGCTCCGCATCCTGCACAACGGTGACGTCTCTCTGTACGTCTCCCGGCGAAACGAGCCGATGCCGTGGTTCCTGCGGGACTCCGACGGCGACCTCTGCTACTTCGTGCACCACGGAACCGGCGTGCTGGAGACCGACTACGGCCCGCTTCGGTACCGCGACGGCGACTTCCTGGTGCTGCCGAAGGGGACCACGCACCGCCTTGTGCCTTCCGGCGGCGGCGAGACCTTCCTGTACTGCATCGAAGGCCGAGGCGAGTACGCGCTCCCGGAGAAGGGCATCCTGGGCCGCCACGCCATCTTCGACCCCGGTGTGCTGGAGACCCCGGAGCCCGAGCCCCACGACGAGCAGGGCGAGTTCCAGGTCCGGGTGAAGCGGGGCGACGAGTACACCACGCTGACCTATCCGTTCCACCCGCTCGACGTCGTGGGCTGGCAGGGGGATCTGTGCCCGATCCGGCTGAACGTCGAGGACATCCGGCCGGTGGTGTCGCCGCGGTACCACCTGCCGCCCAGCGTGCACGTGACGTTCAAGTCGAAGGGGTTCGAGATCGGGACGTTCGCGCCCCGGCCCACCGAGACCGGCGACCCCACGGCGCTGCGGGTGCCCTTCTTCCACTCGAACATCGACAAGGACGAGGTGCTCTTCTACCACCGGGGGCAGTTCTTCTCCCGGGCCGGGATCGGCGAGGGGTTCATCACGCACCACCCGCAGGGCCTGCACCACGGGCCGCAGCCCGCGGCGCTGGAGGCGGGCAAGACCAAGGAGTTCGCCGACGAGTACGCCATCATGGTCGAGGCCGACCTGCCCTTCGAGCGCGACGAGGCGCTGGCCCAGGTTGAGATCGAAGGCTACGCCACGTCCTGGGCCCGAGGCCTCGGCCTGATCGATTAG